A genomic region of Alistipes megaguti contains the following coding sequences:
- a CDS encoding DUF4458 domain-containing protein has product MKLFNIKSLFAFVVSCAALCSAACSDDDGIDNRELEYGYVQFKLYKEASYPQTQDAQGLTRADQTDHMVAQLDSLSRACKLRFRLLSGSTTISQTLTLSASSSEAAEFGLRSDKLELMAGDYQIISFILYDITDTPIYSGTVSDNQLSVVAGGLTIHDLTANVAPRGKVRFNLVKDISELTGKWNATRSSSRNREYTFDEIAYFDVSVHKANSDEEEITFTNLKANFDVHFDEENVESDKFGYQTSSITCDSLLFLPAGTYEITGLVTYDTNKLLLETITGGIPEKYNFTVTDNETIDAKAPVTMQEADEYIQDGYALKAIWEALDGPNWYYGGQDYNKGCNWDFNKSPDLWIDQPGVEVHSNGRVAKLVLSEFGISGDMPAAIGQLTELAELYLGSHSDTNTGTYDPMLDQSKSLEDRNRNRLAYNKQYLAATHIQPQMSYPCALALKEHNLTSPAIYLYEQGYTEDQIFDRKSGRQVEIQPKDVIAGRFCNNLKSLPDEIGNLTKLEYLYIANSPISNIPTTIANLASCTLLEIYNCPNLHGLPKEVGDMPALVQVNISCNQGTAQHPGWTADEIYRSIGYLANGKSQNLIQMFYARDNNLEKFPEDIKQMERLNLLDLANNKIQGVIPALGNNFMPSELYFENNEITGFGTETVNGRRIFCNTDNLETFSASYNKLTKVPDIFTSNTSYYVSSVSLGYNEIDGFENQDNGQYQGINVTTFTLSGNRIKTYPACMAKSQSQISYILLAGNGLEGFEKDCFTSPKPENQANLISIDLTYNRIKELPDDFHAGNMPYLYGVDLSYNAFSKFPWEPTDALTLTVYAVRGQRDDNGNRCLKEWPTGIYKHTGLRGLYLGSNDLRKIDDTISYLIYNLDISDNPNITFDASDICYYWQAGAYTLTYDKTQNIINCPEMLE; this is encoded by the coding sequence ATGAAACTTTTCAATATCAAATCCTTATTCGCCTTCGTCGTCTCTTGCGCCGCACTCTGCTCCGCAGCCTGCTCCGACGACGACGGTATCGACAATCGTGAGCTCGAATACGGCTATGTCCAGTTCAAGCTCTACAAGGAGGCCTCCTATCCGCAAACGCAGGATGCCCAGGGCCTCACGCGTGCCGACCAGACCGACCACATGGTCGCTCAGCTCGACTCCCTCTCCCGGGCCTGCAAGCTCCGCTTCAGACTCCTGTCCGGATCGACGACCATCTCGCAGACCCTTACCCTCTCGGCCTCCAGCAGCGAAGCTGCCGAGTTCGGCCTGCGAAGCGACAAACTCGAGCTCATGGCCGGTGACTATCAGATCATCTCGTTCATCCTCTACGATATCACCGATACCCCGATCTACAGCGGTACGGTCTCCGACAACCAGCTTTCGGTCGTCGCCGGCGGCCTGACCATCCATGACCTTACGGCAAACGTCGCCCCCCGCGGAAAGGTCCGTTTCAACCTCGTAAAGGATATCTCGGAACTCACCGGGAAATGGAACGCAACACGAAGCTCATCCCGCAACCGCGAATATACCTTCGACGAAATCGCCTACTTCGACGTCTCCGTCCACAAGGCCAACTCCGACGAAGAGGAAATCACTTTCACAAACCTGAAGGCGAACTTCGACGTTCACTTCGACGAAGAGAATGTCGAAAGCGACAAATTCGGATACCAGACCTCGTCGATCACCTGCGACTCGCTCCTTTTCCTCCCCGCAGGAACCTACGAAATCACCGGCCTGGTCACCTACGACACCAACAAACTCCTGCTCGAAACCATCACCGGCGGGATCCCCGAGAAGTACAACTTTACGGTCACGGACAACGAGACGATCGATGCCAAAGCCCCCGTCACCATGCAGGAGGCCGATGAGTACATTCAGGACGGATACGCCCTGAAGGCCATCTGGGAGGCCCTCGACGGCCCGAACTGGTACTACGGCGGTCAGGACTACAACAAGGGCTGCAACTGGGACTTCAACAAGTCGCCCGACCTGTGGATCGATCAGCCCGGTGTCGAGGTCCACTCGAACGGCCGTGTGGCCAAGCTCGTGCTCAGCGAGTTCGGAATCAGCGGCGACATGCCCGCCGCTATCGGTCAGCTCACCGAGTTGGCCGAACTCTACCTCGGTTCGCACAGCGATACCAACACCGGCACCTACGACCCGATGCTCGACCAGTCGAAGTCGCTCGAAGACCGCAACCGCAACCGGCTTGCCTACAACAAGCAGTATCTGGCAGCCACGCACATCCAGCCCCAGATGTCCTATCCCTGCGCCCTGGCCCTCAAAGAGCACAACCTCACCAGCCCGGCCATCTATCTCTATGAGCAGGGCTACACCGAGGACCAGATCTTTGACCGCAAGAGCGGCCGTCAGGTCGAAATCCAACCCAAGGATGTCATCGCCGGACGTTTCTGCAACAACCTCAAGAGCCTGCCCGACGAAATCGGCAACCTGACCAAGCTCGAGTATCTCTACATCGCCAACAGCCCCATCTCGAATATCCCCACGACGATCGCCAACCTCGCGTCGTGCACGCTGCTCGAGATCTACAACTGCCCCAACCTGCACGGCCTGCCCAAAGAAGTCGGCGACATGCCCGCCCTGGTACAGGTCAACATCTCCTGCAACCAGGGTACCGCTCAGCATCCCGGATGGACGGCCGACGAGATCTACCGGTCGATCGGATACCTGGCCAATGGCAAGTCGCAGAATCTGATCCAGATGTTCTATGCCCGCGACAACAACCTCGAGAAGTTCCCCGAGGATATCAAGCAGATGGAGCGCCTCAACTTGCTCGACCTGGCCAACAACAAGATCCAGGGCGTGATTCCCGCGTTAGGCAACAACTTCATGCCCTCGGAGCTCTACTTCGAGAACAATGAAATCACCGGTTTCGGAACCGAAACGGTCAACGGCCGCCGCATCTTCTGCAACACCGACAACCTGGAGACCTTCTCCGCTTCGTACAACAAGCTTACGAAGGTCCCCGACATCTTCACCAGCAACACCTCCTACTACGTGTCGAGCGTTTCGCTGGGCTACAACGAGATCGACGGTTTCGAAAACCAGGACAACGGCCAGTATCAGGGTATCAACGTCACGACCTTCACCCTCTCGGGCAACCGGATCAAGACCTATCCCGCCTGCATGGCCAAGAGCCAGTCGCAGATCAGCTACATCCTGCTGGCCGGAAACGGTCTGGAGGGATTCGAGAAGGACTGCTTCACCTCCCCCAAACCCGAAAACCAGGCAAACCTGATCTCCATCGACCTGACCTACAACCGTATCAAGGAGCTTCCGGATGATTTCCATGCCGGAAACATGCCTTACCTCTACGGTGTGGACCTCTCCTACAACGCCTTCTCGAAGTTCCCCTGGGAACCGACCGACGCCCTCACGCTGACGGTCTATGCCGTCCGCGGCCAGCGCGACGACAACGGCAACCGCTGTCTGAAGGAGTGGCCCACGGGCATCTACAAGCACACCGGTCTGCGCGGTCTCTATCTGGGGTCGAACGACCTGCGCAAAATCGACGACACAATCTCCTATCTGATCTACAACCTCGATATCAGCGACAACCCCAACATCACGTTCGACGCTTCGGACATCTGCTACTACTGGCAAGCCGGAGCCTACACCCTGACCTACGACAAAACGCAGAATATCATCAACTGTCCTGAAATGCTCGAATAA
- a CDS encoding DUF4984 domain-containing protein: MRRITVILCTAALGGLLATGCNADKKTYSDAEYIMFADTMSTYRVFPDEASFSVPVTSTVACDYDRTFAVEAIDQGSNAIDGYHYRILSNTITIKAGERTANVEIAGCYDHIQDTDSLGFKLHLVMPDQLRWTSLYPESDYTKVVLYKGCNYDLDTFSGWCVVTSLLLYDYPSALDTNYQRLIYTEKHPTEPNTIILHDFLYNGYDVTMRLTNDDPNNPIIEMDEDQILSDEQTVFGQINGDDKILGTVSPYYDSYYNTCQKSISAWLYVYIKNVGTMVGAVGHYYNTLEWVSLEEAVRLKTEENMSGARDPREDPNYPGNAQE; encoded by the coding sequence ATGAGACGAATTACTGTCATACTGTGCACGGCCGCCCTGGGCGGACTCCTCGCCACAGGATGCAACGCGGATAAAAAGACCTACTCCGATGCCGAATACATCATGTTCGCCGACACGATGTCGACCTACAGGGTTTTCCCGGACGAGGCCAGCTTCTCCGTCCCGGTAACCTCGACCGTCGCCTGCGACTACGACCGCACGTTCGCCGTCGAGGCCATCGATCAGGGCAGCAACGCCATCGACGGCTACCACTACCGGATCCTATCCAATACCATTACCATCAAGGCCGGTGAACGTACCGCCAATGTCGAAATCGCCGGGTGCTACGATCATATTCAGGATACCGACTCGCTGGGATTCAAACTCCATCTGGTGATGCCCGATCAGCTCCGCTGGACGAGCCTCTATCCCGAGAGCGACTACACGAAGGTTGTCCTCTACAAGGGCTGCAACTATGATCTGGATACGTTCAGCGGCTGGTGCGTCGTCACGTCGCTGCTGCTCTACGACTACCCCAGCGCACTGGACACCAACTACCAGCGGCTCATCTACACCGAAAAGCACCCCACGGAACCCAACACCATCATCCTGCACGACTTCCTCTACAACGGATACGATGTCACGATGCGTCTGACGAACGACGATCCCAACAATCCGATCATTGAGATGGATGAAGACCAGATCCTCAGCGACGAGCAGACCGTCTTCGGACAGATCAACGGCGATGACAAGATCCTCGGTACCGTCAGCCCCTACTACGACTCGTATTACAATACGTGCCAGAAATCCATCTCCGCCTGGCTCTACGTATATATAAAGAACGTCGGAACCATGGTGGGTGCGGTCGGACACTACTACAACACCCTGGAGTGGGTATCGCTCGAGGAGGCCGTCCGGCTCAAAACCGAAGAGAACATGTCAGGGGCACGCGATCCGCGCGAGGATCCGAACTACCCCGGGAATGCCCAAGAATGA
- a CDS encoding RagB/SusD family nutrient uptake outer membrane protein has translation MLRNIKSLIAAILLVAGTSSCLDKLPESSIREDEAMQTFDDAEQILTGIYEGLMSSSLFSGTLTVMPDIQADLAYAVENFSNVYGPAWLWNLLSTDQDVESVYAALYGVISRCNFFLERVDAVKQQETNYENIDALDTYTGEVYTIRALCYSKLIECFCKAYDPATAENELGVVLRSKYSTPEPMKRASLKASYQFVIDDLNRAEELLDNDNDQYNNIYASAAAAQALHARVALYMQDYQTAVDYASKVIDNDMFQLADANTQYTSTDTYLTYMWNYDSSFEIIWKVGFTTTSYGGALGQVFFNANRDYTYTYPDYVPAQWVLDAYADTDLRYDAYFKEYTTGYANGLTWPLLYKYFGNQSFIASANLYMISMPKLFRLAEQYLIRAEAYCNLPTPNYSAASKDLTTLRQKRYSGGAGAITVSANNWLETISAERVRELYMEGFRLNDLKRWHMGFERKPQSCSLIEGSSLKIEADDPRFVWPIPRHELESPGAEIEPNESNN, from the coding sequence ATGTTACGAAATATCAAGTCACTCATCGCCGCGATTCTTCTGGTAGCCGGCACCTCGTCGTGTCTGGACAAACTGCCCGAATCGTCCATCCGTGAAGACGAGGCCATGCAGACCTTCGACGATGCCGAACAGATCCTCACGGGCATCTACGAAGGTCTGATGAGCAGCTCGCTCTTCAGCGGGACCCTTACCGTCATGCCCGACATTCAGGCCGATCTGGCTTACGCCGTCGAAAACTTTTCGAACGTCTACGGCCCCGCATGGCTCTGGAACCTCCTCTCGACCGATCAGGATGTCGAATCGGTCTATGCCGCTCTCTACGGCGTCATCAGCCGCTGCAACTTCTTCCTCGAGCGCGTCGACGCCGTCAAGCAGCAGGAGACCAATTACGAAAACATCGATGCCCTGGACACCTACACCGGCGAGGTCTACACCATCCGCGCACTCTGCTACTCAAAACTCATCGAGTGCTTCTGCAAGGCATACGACCCCGCAACGGCCGAAAACGAACTCGGCGTCGTCCTGCGTTCGAAGTACTCCACGCCCGAACCCATGAAGCGCGCCTCGCTCAAGGCTTCCTACCAGTTCGTCATCGACGACCTGAACCGTGCCGAAGAGTTGCTGGACAACGACAACGACCAGTACAACAACATCTACGCCTCGGCCGCTGCCGCACAGGCCCTCCATGCCCGCGTGGCCCTCTACATGCAGGACTATCAGACGGCAGTCGACTACGCCTCGAAGGTCATCGACAACGACATGTTCCAGCTGGCCGACGCCAACACGCAGTACACATCCACGGATACCTATCTGACCTACATGTGGAACTACGACTCGAGCTTCGAGATCATCTGGAAGGTCGGATTCACGACCACCTCCTACGGCGGCGCCCTGGGTCAGGTGTTTTTCAACGCCAACCGCGACTACACGTACACCTATCCCGACTACGTGCCCGCACAGTGGGTGCTCGACGCCTATGCCGATACGGACCTGCGTTACGACGCCTACTTCAAGGAGTACACCACCGGCTATGCCAACGGACTGACGTGGCCCCTGCTGTACAAGTACTTCGGCAACCAGTCGTTCATCGCCTCGGCAAACCTCTACATGATCTCGATGCCCAAGCTCTTCCGTCTGGCCGAGCAGTATCTGATCCGTGCCGAGGCCTACTGCAACCTCCCGACGCCCAACTACTCGGCGGCCAGCAAGGATCTCACCACGCTGCGTCAGAAACGTTACTCGGGCGGCGCCGGAGCCATCACCGTCAGCGCCAACAACTGGCTCGAAACCATCTCCGCCGAGCGCGTCCGCGAACTCTACATGGAGGGCTTCCGTCTGAACGACCTCAAACGCTGGCACATGGGATTCGAACGTAAACCCCAGTCGTGCTCGCTCATCGAAGGCAGCTCGCTCAAGATCGAGGCCGACGACCCGCGTTTCGTTTGGCCCATCCCGCGCCACGAACTCGAATCGCCCGGCGCCGAAATCGAGCCCAACGAGAGCAACAACTAA
- a CDS encoding DUF4294 domain-containing protein, protein MKKWFLLLFLITAALPEVMAQGGRGFWHQEWEVQKNGDSIALVHILPVYVFSRPVDLRRYRRLVDAVRKVYPIAKIARAKMAEMEDELCRLPTKKAQKAYIKEVYNQIKEEYTPVLKHMTRTQGRVLLKLIDRETEYTAYQVLKEFRGGFIAGFWQGVSKVFGQDLKSQYDREGEDKMIEQIIIYYEAGLIR, encoded by the coding sequence ATGAAAAAGTGGTTCCTGCTCCTCTTCCTGATCACGGCCGCACTCCCCGAAGTGATGGCCCAGGGCGGTCGCGGATTCTGGCACCAGGAGTGGGAAGTCCAGAAAAACGGCGACTCCATCGCTCTGGTCCATATCCTGCCCGTCTACGTCTTCAGCCGACCGGTCGACCTGCGACGTTACCGCCGGTTGGTCGATGCCGTGCGAAAGGTATACCCCATCGCCAAGATCGCACGCGCCAAAATGGCCGAAATGGAGGACGAACTCTGCCGCCTCCCAACCAAAAAAGCCCAGAAAGCCTATATCAAGGAGGTGTACAACCAGATCAAGGAGGAGTACACCCCCGTACTGAAACACATGACACGAACCCAGGGCCGCGTCCTGCTCAAACTCATCGACCGCGAAACCGAATACACCGCCTACCAGGTCCTCAAGGAGTTCCGCGGTGGATTCATCGCCGGATTCTGGCAAGGCGTCTCGAAGGTCTTCGGACAGGATCTCAAATCGCAATACGACCGTGAGGGCGAAGACAAGATGATCGAACAAATCATCATCTACTACGAAGCCGGTCTGATCCGCTGA
- a CDS encoding thioesterase family protein codes for MLEAGLSGRSTTTVTAENTAAAMGSGDLAVFATPAMVALMEHAAMEAVAGELPEGSTTVGSEMNTTHVKPSKLGAEITATAVLTAVEGRKLTFNVGARDEVGLIGEGTHVRYVVDRRRFLEKLG; via the coding sequence ATGCTTGAAGCAGGACTTTCGGGCCGCAGCACCACGACGGTGACGGCTGAGAATACGGCCGCCGCGATGGGATCGGGCGACCTTGCGGTATTTGCCACGCCGGCGATGGTGGCATTGATGGAGCATGCGGCGATGGAGGCCGTAGCCGGGGAGTTGCCCGAGGGGTCGACGACCGTGGGCTCGGAGATGAACACGACGCACGTGAAGCCTTCGAAACTGGGGGCCGAGATCACCGCCACGGCGGTTTTGACGGCGGTTGAGGGGCGCAAACTGACCTTCAACGTCGGAGCACGCGACGAGGTCGGACTGATCGGCGAGGGGACGCACGTCCGCTACGTGGTGGACCGTCGCCGCTTCCTGGAAAAACTGGGCTGA
- the nhaD gene encoding sodium:proton antiporter NhaD: MITSMALLFAIGYLLIALEHKTHIDKSAIALLMAGGIWTLLSLAGNDPSIQQQLVEQLGDTCEILVFLIGAMTIVNLIDSYGGFVVITDHISTRNHRKLLLIVAAVAFLLSAALDNMTTTIILVMLARRLIADPRERRIFASVIVIAANSGGAWSPIGDVTTIMLWMRGNVTAARLVAALLLPCLVSVALPTLLAIRFITPGSTPAPQPLPNVCPPYIGPRLRRFMLLVGVLSLLFVPLFKSLTGLPPYMGMMISLGAMWIFSEVIYYRKRALRNLEESIQPRVAKVLKHIDMPTILFFLGILMAVGALESAGMLASAARWLDLHVHAAFPIASVIGLLSSVVDNVPLVAACMGMYPVADAAAVAAAADPAFARAFLPDGLFWHLLTYCAGVGGSLLIIGSAAGVVAMGLERISFGWYARHISLLALAGYAAGIGVIWIEHLWFGFGG, from the coding sequence ATGATCACCTCCATGGCTCTGCTCTTCGCGATCGGATATCTCCTGATCGCTCTCGAGCACAAAACACATATCGACAAATCAGCCATCGCCCTGCTGATGGCCGGCGGAATCTGGACCCTGCTCAGTCTCGCCGGAAACGACCCCTCGATCCAGCAGCAACTCGTCGAACAACTGGGCGACACGTGCGAAATCCTCGTCTTCCTGATCGGAGCCATGACCATCGTCAACCTCATCGACTCCTACGGCGGATTTGTCGTCATCACCGACCACATCTCCACCCGAAACCATCGCAAACTCCTCCTCATCGTCGCCGCAGTCGCCTTCCTGCTCTCGGCCGCGCTCGACAACATGACCACCACGATCATTCTGGTAATGCTCGCCAGGCGGCTGATCGCCGATCCGCGCGAACGCCGGATCTTCGCCTCGGTGATCGTCATCGCCGCAAACAGCGGCGGAGCCTGGTCGCCCATCGGTGACGTGACGACCATCATGCTCTGGATGCGGGGAAATGTCACCGCCGCCCGGCTCGTCGCGGCACTGCTGCTGCCCTGTCTGGTCTCGGTCGCCCTCCCCACGCTGCTCGCCATACGTTTCATCACCCCGGGCAGCACCCCCGCTCCGCAACCTCTCCCGAACGTCTGTCCTCCCTATATCGGCCCTCGGCTGCGGCGCTTCATGCTCCTCGTCGGTGTCCTCAGCCTGCTCTTCGTCCCGCTCTTCAAAAGCCTCACCGGACTGCCCCCCTACATGGGCATGATGATCTCGCTGGGCGCCATGTGGATTTTCTCCGAGGTGATCTACTACCGAAAACGCGCGCTGCGAAATCTCGAGGAGTCGATCCAACCCCGCGTGGCCAAGGTCCTCAAGCACATCGACATGCCGACCATCCTCTTCTTCCTCGGAATCCTTATGGCCGTCGGTGCCCTCGAATCGGCCGGAATGCTCGCGTCGGCTGCCCGCTGGCTCGACCTGCACGTACACGCCGCCTTCCCGATCGCTTCGGTCATCGGTCTGCTCTCGTCGGTGGTCGACAATGTCCCGCTGGTGGCCGCCTGCATGGGCATGTATCCCGTGGCCGATGCCGCCGCGGTGGCCGCGGCGGCCGATCCCGCCTTTGCCCGGGCATTCCTCCCCGACGGCCTCTTCTGGCATCTGCTGACCTACTGCGCCGGCGTCGGCGGCAGTCTGCTCATCATCGGTTCGGCCGCCGGTGTCGTCGCCATGGGACTCGAAAGAATCTCCTTCGGATGGTATGCCCGCCATATCTCGCTCCTGGCTCTGGCCGGATATGCCGCCGGAATCGGCGTCATCTGGATCGAACACCTCTGGTTCGGATTCGGCGGATAA
- a CDS encoding GlsB/YeaQ/YmgE family stress response membrane protein: protein MYFIWYLLIGLAAGWIANLIVKGSGSGLFVNLLVGLIGGMLGGWVLSWIGLVPVGTLGSLVTAVIGAILLLWIAALISHRKKTNRK, encoded by the coding sequence ATGTATTTTATCTGGTATCTTCTGATCGGTCTGGCGGCCGGATGGATCGCCAACCTCATTGTCAAGGGCAGCGGCTCGGGATTATTTGTCAATCTGCTCGTCGGACTCATCGGCGGCATGCTCGGCGGTTGGGTCCTCTCCTGGATCGGGCTCGTTCCCGTCGGAACTCTCGGCAGCCTCGTAACGGCCGTCATCGGCGCCATCCTGCTCTTGTGGATCGCCGCACTGATCTCTCACCGCAAAAAAACAAACCGCAAATAG
- a CDS encoding TIGR03905 family TSCPD domain-containing protein: MIRHITHPCQGTCSRQIDIDIEDGIVRNVSFTGGCHGNTQGVAALVRGMKADEVIARLEGIDCHGKGTSCPDQLARALKTGC; encoded by the coding sequence ATGATCCGACACATAACCCACCCCTGCCAGGGAACCTGCTCGCGGCAGATCGACATCGATATCGAAGACGGAATCGTCCGCAACGTCTCCTTCACGGGCGGTTGTCACGGCAATACGCAGGGGGTTGCCGCCCTGGTCCGCGGCATGAAGGCCGACGAGGTGATCGCCCGCCTCGAGGGTATCGACTGCCACGGCAAAGGGACCTCCTGTCCCGATCAGCTGGCCCGGGCCCTCAAAACCGGGTGCTGA
- the yajC gene encoding preprotein translocase subunit YajC: MIQFLQTPPVEPQPGFMQQYSFIIMIVLMVLVLWLFMWRPEAKRRKQMQAFRDGLKKGDKIITAGGIYGTVKEIKETTLLIEVDSNVTLRIDKNMVVADNSDLQRQ; encoded by the coding sequence ATGATTCAATTCCTTCAAACTCCGCCCGTGGAACCGCAGCCCGGATTCATGCAGCAGTACAGTTTCATTATCATGATCGTCCTGATGGTGCTGGTCCTCTGGCTCTTCATGTGGCGACCCGAAGCCAAGCGCCGCAAGCAGATGCAGGCGTTCCGCGACGGCCTCAAAAAGGGTGACAAGATCATCACCGCCGGCGGTATCTACGGTACCGTGAAGGAGATCAAGGAGACGACCCTCCTGATCGAAGTGGACAGCAACGTAACGCTCCGCATCGACAAAAACATGGTCGTTGCCGACAACTCGGATCTCCAGCGTCAGTAA
- a CDS encoding DUF1573 domain-containing protein — MHGSTDTLRFGRLGSGEIAVLRFQLENTSAKPLVILSTQRSCGCISLDHDAQPLAPGQARTLEMTFDSRGEYGWQLKRMDLILSGARKPLRIFVEADIE; from the coding sequence ATGCACGGCAGCACGGATACGCTTCGTTTCGGACGCCTCGGATCCGGCGAAATCGCCGTCCTGCGCTTCCAACTCGAAAACACCTCGGCCAAACCTCTGGTCATCCTCTCCACCCAACGCAGCTGCGGCTGCATCTCGCTCGACCATGACGCCCAACCCCTTGCACCCGGCCAGGCCCGAACCCTCGAAATGACATTCGACTCCCGCGGCGAATACGGCTGGCAGCTCAAACGCATGGATCTCATCCTCTCCGGCGCCCGAAAGCCCCTGCGGATCTTCGTCGAGGCCGACATCGAATAA
- a CDS encoding transcription antitermination protein NusB, translated as MLSRRLLRIKVIKALFAHLKSGADNMMASEKTLMASVDKAYDLYFQILILPVEVARYAQQRIDIAKQKKLPTYEDLNPNTKFVDNAVIRIISNSDAVNDRIVARKLGWSQYPELIRTLYAQFAETPAYKEYMQHDSRSFEEDKHLVEEFFKSLQESDALEEALEEISLLWSDDLPYITMMILRSLSGLRASHSEIRIPPKFKSEEDPEFVKTLFEKALVNYNSYQDYIEKFTANWDVDRIVFMDNLIIGTAIAELTSFPSIPVKVTLDEWIEISKYYSTPGSSTFINGVLDKIVASLTEEGRIKKAGRGLI; from the coding sequence ATGTTGAGCAGAAGATTACTCCGCATCAAGGTCATCAAGGCCCTCTTCGCACACCTCAAATCGGGAGCCGACAACATGATGGCTTCGGAAAAGACCCTGATGGCCTCCGTGGACAAGGCCTACGACCTCTATTTCCAGATCCTCATCCTGCCCGTCGAGGTCGCCCGTTACGCCCAGCAGCGGATCGATATCGCCAAACAGAAGAAACTCCCCACCTACGAGGACCTCAACCCCAATACCAAGTTCGTCGACAACGCCGTCATCCGCATCATCTCCAACAGCGATGCCGTCAACGACCGGATCGTCGCCCGAAAACTCGGCTGGAGCCAATACCCCGAACTCATCCGGACCCTCTACGCGCAGTTCGCCGAAACCCCCGCCTACAAGGAGTACATGCAGCACGACAGCCGCTCGTTCGAGGAGGACAAACATCTCGTCGAGGAGTTCTTCAAGTCGCTGCAGGAGTCCGACGCCCTCGAAGAGGCCCTCGAGGAGATCTCCCTGCTCTGGAGCGACGACCTGCCCTACATCACCATGATGATCCTGCGCTCGCTCTCAGGCCTGCGCGCCTCCCACTCCGAAATCCGCATCCCGCCCAAATTCAAGAGCGAGGAGGATCCCGAATTCGTCAAGACCCTCTTCGAAAAGGCTCTGGTCAACTACAACTCCTATCAGGACTACATCGAAAAGTTCACCGCAAACTGGGACGTCGACCGAATCGTCTTCATGGACAACCTCATCATCGGTACGGCCATCGCCGAGCTGACCTCCTTCCCCTCGATCCCCGTCAAGGTGACCCTCGACGAGTGGATCGAAATCTCGAAATACTACTCCACGCCCGGCAGCAGCACCTTCATCAACGGCGTGCTCGACAAGATCGTCGCATCGCTCACCGAGGAGGGGCGCATCAAAAAGGCCGGACGCGGTCTGATCTAA